The Rhodobacter sp. genome segment CGTCCGAGGCGCCACCCCCGCTGCTGGATTGACCGGCCCCGCGCGGCGCTTCAGCGCCGCGCCCCCTCGCCCGAGGGCTGACGCAGGGACTGCGTCCGGCCGAGGGCGAAACCCGCCCCTTTCCGCTTTTCCCGAACCCCGGCGCAGGCTACAGCGACCCATGACCCCCGATGCGCTCGCCGCGCTGCACGCCCGCACCTTTGTCGCGCCCCCCCCCTGGAGCGCCGCCAGCTTCGCCGCGCTGCTGGCCCGCCCTCATGTCTTTCTGGAAGCCGACGCCCAGGGGCGCGCCTTTGCCCTGGGCCAGGTCATCGCCGGCGAGGCCGAACTGCTGACCCTCGCGACCGACCCCGCGCATCGCCGCCAGGGTCTGGCGCGCGCCCTTCTGGCCCGCTTCGCCGCAAGCGCCCGCCAGCGCGGCGCCGACAGTGCCTTTCTCGAGGTGGCCGAGAACAACGCCGCCGCGCGCGCGCTCTATGCCGCCAGCGGCTGGACCGCGCGCGGCCGCCGCCCCGGATACTACCGGACCCCGGGGCAGCCCGCTGTCGCTGCATTGATCCTTTGCAAGTCTCTCGCCTGAGATTTAACCTGCCTCGGCCGGACGATTCCCTTTACTTGTCCGTTTGGTAAAATTTGCTTGACGGCCTCGACCCCTGTGGACCTAGAGTGATGATGAACCGAAACATCGGCTCAACCGCGAGGGAGCCCGAACCCCGGCGGCCAACGACGACCCAACTGGGAGAACCAACATGAAACTGACCCGCACGCTCCTCGGCGCGACTGCTGTCGCCGCGCTGATGGCCGGCACCGCCTGGGCGGAGCCCGCGCTGATTTACGACCTGGGCGGCAAGTTCGACAAATCCTTCAACGAAATGGCCTTTACCGGCGCGACGCGCTGGGCACAGGAAACCGGCGGCGAGTTCCGCGACATCGAGTTGCAGTCCGAAACCCAGCGCGAGCAGGCGATCCGCCGCTTTGCCGAGGCCGGCTACAACCCCGTGGTGATGACCGGCTTCAGCATGGCCACCCCGCTCGAGGTGGTCGCGCAGGACTATCCCGACACCACCTTCGTCATCATCGACGGCGTGGTCGATCTGCCGAACGTGCGCTCGGTCCTGTTCGCGGAACAGGAAGGGTCGTATCTGGTCGGCATGGCCGCCGGCATGGCGACCCAGACCAACACCGTCAGCTTCGTCGGTGGCATGGACGTTCCGCTGATTCGCGCCTTTGCCTGCGGCTATGCGCAGGGCGCGCACGCGGCCAACCCGGACATCAACGTCATCGTCAACTACACCGGTACGACGCCCGCCGCCTGGAATGACCCGGTGCGCGGCAGCGAGATCACGGCCGCCCAGATCAGCCAGGGCTCGGACGTGGTCTTCGCCGCGGCCGGCGGCACGGGCGTGGGTGTCCTGCAACGCGCAATGGATGACGGCATCCTGTCGATCGGCGTCGATTCGAACCAGAACTACCTGCATCCGGGCCATGTTCTGACCTCGATGATGAAGCGCGTCGACAACGCGGTCTTCGACGCCTTCACCGCCGGCCCCGGGATGGAAACCGGTATCCACGTCATGAACCTGCAATCGGGTGGCGTGGGCTGGGCTCTGGACGAGAACAACGAGGCGCTGATCACGCCGGCGATGCGCGAAGCCCTCGGCGCGGCCGAGGCGCAGATCTCGTCCGGGGATCTGGTGGTGCACGACTATCGTTCGGACAACACCTGCCCGATCTCGGTCGAGTAAGGCTCTGACCAGATGGGCGCCGGTGCGACCGGGGGGGCGGCAGTCGATGCCGCCCCCGCCATCGAGCTTCGCGGGATATCGAAGGCGTTCGGCCCGGTCCAGGCGAACAAGGACATCAACATACGGGTGCGCAAGGGCACCATTCACGGCATCATCGGCGAGAATGGGGCGGGCAAGTCCACGCTGATGTCGATCCTTTACGGGTTCTACAAGGCCGACTCGGGCGAGATCCTGATCGACGGCCAGCCCACCCAGATCACCGATTCCCTGGCGGCCATCCGCGCCGGCATCGGCATGGTCTTTCAGCATTTCAAACTGGTCGAGAATTTCACCGTTCTTGAGAACGTCATCCTGGGCGCCGAGGGGGGCGCGCTGCTGACGCCCTCGAAAGCCAAGGCCCGGCGCCTGCTGACACAACTGGCCGCCGATTACGAGCTGCACGTCGAACCCGACGCCCTGATCGAGGATCTCTCGGTCGGCCACCAGCAGCGGGTCGAGATCCTCAAGGCGCTGTATCGGGAAGCGAACATCCTGATCCTGGACGAGCCGACCGGCGTTCTGACCCCGGCCGAGGCCGATCACCTGTTCCGCATCCTGCGCGGGCTGAAGGATCAGGGCAAGA includes the following:
- a CDS encoding BMP family ABC transporter substrate-binding protein; protein product: MKLTRTLLGATAVAALMAGTAWAEPALIYDLGGKFDKSFNEMAFTGATRWAQETGGEFRDIELQSETQREQAIRRFAEAGYNPVVMTGFSMATPLEVVAQDYPDTTFVIIDGVVDLPNVRSVLFAEQEGSYLVGMAAGMATQTNTVSFVGGMDVPLIRAFACGYAQGAHAANPDINVIVNYTGTTPAAWNDPVRGSEITAAQISQGSDVVFAAAGGTGVGVLQRAMDDGILSIGVDSNQNYLHPGHVLTSMMKRVDNAVFDAFTAGPGMETGIHVMNLQSGGVGWALDENNEALITPAMREALGAAEAQISSGDLVVHDYRSDNTCPISVE
- a CDS encoding GNAT family N-acetyltransferase, which produces MTPDALAALHARTFVAPPPWSAASFAALLARPHVFLEADAQGRAFALGQVIAGEAELLTLATDPAHRRQGLARALLARFAASARQRGADSAFLEVAENNAAARALYAASGWTARGRRPGYYRTPGQPAVAALILCKSLA